The following nucleotide sequence is from Geotrypetes seraphini chromosome 10, aGeoSer1.1, whole genome shotgun sequence.
TTTGAGGAGATTAGAAAGACAGCTGCACTCATTCCCTTCTAATTCACCGCCCTAAGTGTTTGATTCCATGTTGCTGTGATTAATGACATGAAGTGAGAGTGAAATCCCACACAAGAGAGTCTGAGGGGGGCAAATGAGAAGGGGTGAGCTGCCTAGTTCACTCCCCAAAAAGGTGATCTTTTTCAAgaagcccccttccccccaccttatGAACCCAGAAGCAccctctctttggcacaatgcaagaCTAACATCTCCAACCCATCCTAGCACACAGCTCAACTTCCAAACTCATTTGTAAACATGACCCTGACTGAAACAGAGATGAAACCATTTCAATCATTTTTGGCTTTATCAGATTTGATCCTCTCATTAAATCTTCTACCTGCTCACAGCACTAAATCCCCAAACTGTTTACATTTGGGCAAATGCCCAACGCACAGTCTCTCTCCTTCAAAGTGTTTCATGACAAAGTAGTGCAATTAAAAGCCCCCTACCCATGTGCAGTTTACCTGGGGGGTTAATTGATGCGGCAGATCTTAACGCATTATAATTGGATACCCAGTTCTCGTGGTACACGTCGCCTTTCGGACCGATCACTTTTACCCACTGGGGGTTGTCATTCAGCACTTCTCCAGTTGTGCTGGTCCACTCCTTGCCCAATCCCCCCACGTACAGCTGCTCATCTTTCACAGCCAGCCACTCAGCTTTAAAACCTGCAGGAAGAAAAGGACATTCACGCCTTCTTGAATAGAAATTACTGCCTCTCCCATTTACATGTAGTCACTGAGAAAATTACAATGCCCCCTTCCCCATTCAAGGACAATAACAGTCTTCCTTCATTACTTAGATCCATGAACCTAAATCTCTCCTTTCTTGTTATACATAATACTGGGTGCTCAAAATTAAcacccgacgggacccgtttcgccaacaatggctttttcaagggttccagcagggagcactatacaatataaaataaacatattatAGTATAAAATATATACAGAATAAATTGTTATAACATGATTTCCTGAAAAGTACTGTATTTTAACTTATATAATTATTAAAAGACCATAATTAATCTCTAAATCTATGTGTAATTACATACTAAATTTATCAATTATTAAATTATTGAATTGTTATTTATCAAATTCATCCTGACTCAAAAAATACCTCAGATATTAATACCTTTGAGAGTAATTGTATACTATAGaaaatataataaatgatataAAATAATCACTTCATAATTACATATTGAATGATATATAAATATCCAATAGATACCAATCCAGTAAAAATAGATAATCAACCAGTCTAAAAAGTAATAAAAATTGAGGAATTGGCTATAAACTTCAGCATTGAACAAATAATAATCATAAACCCACTTATACTgtataataaatttatatatattgaaaatatattataaatactCTTTTAAAATTCTTCATAATAATTTTTACAATTATTATCTGGTTGATTATCTATTTTTACTGGATTGGTATCTATTGGATATTTATATATCATTCAATATGTAATTATGAAGTGATTATTTtatatcatttattatattttCTATAGTATACAATTACTCTCAAAGGTATTAATATCTGAGGTATTTTTTGAGTCAGGATGAATTTGATAAATAACAATTCAATAATTGATAAATTTAGTATGTAATTACACATAGATTTAGAGATTAATTATGGTCTTTTAATAATTATATAAGTTAAAATACAGTACTTTTCAGGAAATCATGTTATAACAATTTATTCTGTATATATTTTATACTataatatgtttattttatattgtatagtgctccctgctggaacccttgaaaagccattgttggcgaaacgggtcccgtcgggcagtaTAGCTTGGAGCAAGAATAATTGAATATATGAAGAAATTTCaataaagacataagaagaaagtacaagttgGTTTACTCTTCTTTTTTGCATCTTTTCCTGCTGAGTGAGGATTTGCTTTGTTTGGAGTTTCCAGTTTCCTCACTTTTCTATCTTCAGAACTTGTTCTTTAGTGCTCAAAATTAACCCCAAAAGTCAAAAAGCTTATGAATTAAATCAAGAATTAAAATCCTACCAGACTTATCCCTCCCTTGCTCCTCCTTTGGCTTGGAGTTGCAGGCTGATCCATACAACTATAGTCCATTCCCTTTCTAGCTAATGGTTTCCATTTGGATCCGGACGGAACACTCACCTTTACTCACTGTGCCGTCTCCATCGGTCAGAATTACCCAGGGGATGACTCTGTTCTCCTGTATCTGATATACCACTCCCGTCCTGTCATCCACAGAGTAGAGCTTGCCATTGAAGACTGCCAGCTCTGAAAGCTCCATTCCTCTGTCCTTCTCAGCCAAGTGAGACTCCAGTACAATGTCATCTTTGTCCCACTCCACAGTCACTCGGTCCCAACTATTTGACAACATCATATAGCCCATCTTCAAGTAACTGAACCAAGTACTCTTCTTGGTGCTCCTGGAGTCTGTATCTAGGTCTGCAATGATCCCAATTCGAAACCGCACTCCTTCAGTGGTTTTCTGCACAGGGGAGAGCGGATACGTGTCATTGTATCGCTCCCCCGAGTGTCTACTGAGCTTCAAGGTCTGACCATTTGGTTGTGTGACTCTTGCTACAGAAGATCGGTGGAAACAGTAAAGGAAGAGCACCAGAGCAATGCACATGAGGGACATAAGAATCGCCTTCCAGCGGGGGTGAAAACGGGGATCAGCAGACTTAGTCATGGATGCTAGAACAGGAAGACCACCAACACTGATGCGAAGTGAATGCATAGAATCAGTACATTCCAGCAGCTCAGAAGATTTCATAGGGCAACAGagaagaacctggcagggagaacAATTGAGATTCAACTACACTGTAACCAGGCTGCAAAGGAGACAGAGAAACAAAGCAGCAGCACACAACAGACCGAGAAAGATCTCGGTCAGCAGAAGACAATGGAGCAGAAACAAATTAGTTACAGAGAGAGGATCTGTCATTGCAGTAAACAGTagaaagagagagcaagagagcACGGAAGTGAGCACACATTTGACATGACAGCGATTCTCACAGCTCAAGCACAGGGAAGGGCTTTTTTATACCCAGGCAGATTCATTCATATGCAAATTGGAATCAACCTGGCATTGAATGCATACACAGTGACAAAGTACTTGCCTGGATCAGATCCTATCTATCAGATTGGCAATGGCTCATCACCACGTTGGGTGCTGATTTGTGGGGTGATCAATACTCTCACTTTTTTGTTACTATCTATTTCAAGCTATAAGCTGAGTTCAGAGGATGCATGCACACCAGTGGTACCTTCTTTTTGGCAACTTCAACTGGAGTGTACAAGGAAGAGAATCTACCCCGTTGCTGGTCCAGCTGAATGGAATAAGTTACCATTGATACTCAGGAGGCAGAAAAACTTGACAGTTTATAAATGCTTATTCAGACAGCACTTACTTTACCCATTTTAACAGCAATTCCACAAACTTTGCCAGAACCCAGGTAAAACTGACCTCCTGTGGATTTGTCACACAGGTGGATCTATACTTAACATCAAAATCTCTTTTGAGAGTCAGGGGATGCGGCGGGTGCCCAAAGGGATTATTTTGAGCATATATAGTTGTCTTAACACTAGAAGGTTAtggaagaggaaactgctcacctttcctcctcctccaaacccaccacctgttcctTTCATCCGATTCCTACCTGCCTACTCGGATCCATCGCTCCCACTGCTATGGTTCCTGATGTctttcaaacatgctgtagttatgCCCCTCCTTAAAAAGCCCTTGCTAGACCCTATGTCCCCCTCCAACTACtgccctatctccctcctccccttcctatccaaactactcgaAAGTGCTGTTCACCGCAGTTGCCTGGACTGcctttcttctcataatattcttgacaCACTTCAATCGGGTTTTCGCCCTCTCCAGCCtacggaaactgcccttgctaaagtctctaacgacttgttcctggccaaatccaatggactctactctatctcgatctgtctgctgccttcaaCACTGTTGATCACCGCCTCCTTTTCGACATGTTGTCCTTGCTGGGATTCCGGGGTTCTGCTCTcttctggttttcttcctatctctctcgtcGTACCTTCAGCTTATGTTACAGTGGATCCCCCTCCGCCACCATCCCGCTGTCTATTGGcataccccaaggctctgtcctgggccctcttCTCTTTTCCCTATATACCGGTTCTCTTGGTacgctgatctcctctcatggttttcaaaatcacctctatgctgacgactacCAGATCTATCTCTCCATGCCAGATATCTCTGCGAGAGTTTTatcctgcctgtctgacattgccgcctggatgttttgccgccatctcaaactgaatacggctaaaactgaactccttatctttttgCCTAAACCCGccttccccctttcttccctGTCTTGTCGGCTCGTAACCTTGGAGtgatttatttattctatttatttatttattcaattttctatactgttctcccagggcagctcagaacggtttacattaatttattcaggtactcaagcatttttccctgtctgtcccagtgggctcacaatctatctagtgtacctggggcaatggggggattaagtgacttgcccagggtcacaaggtgtagcatgggtttgaacccacgaacccaaggtgctgaggctgtagctttaatcactgcgccacactttttgactcctctctctctctgctcagatccaacagaccaccaaatcttgtcgcttcctcctctatattataaaaatccatcctcttctctaTGAACACacaccaaaacccttgtccatgctctcgtcaccttgtgcttagactactgcaacatatttcTCTCAGGTCTCCCGCGCACctgtctctcgcctcttcaatccgttcaaaaagCTGCTATGTGATTCATATTCtgtgctattctcacattacccctctcctcaagtagcttcattggctccccatccatttccgaatacaatttaaacttctcttgctgacttacaagtgcattagttctgacgccccccccccccattatttctcctcgcttatctccccctatgctcccccccccgtgatctccgctcatcgggcagcccctcttatctgtacccttctcttccaatgccaattccagactccgtcccttctttcttgcggtgcCTTATTGAATACATGGCTCGgcaaaatgatgttagaagcttcttcttatttagactttagaaaattgctaaagacacaactattcaaCAGCCTGGTATCTTAACATTCTTTGCTTTTTTAACATATCTTCCAATTTTATTCacgtttattttattttgatctaTTTATTAGaatggaatcgctatgggttaaaataccgggaaggaaagggcctgaaataaagatgggcctatactatcgtccacctgggcaaactggagatattgatgaagaaatggaagccgagataaagcgagaatgcaaaacatggttattatgggagacttcaactaccccggaatagactggagttttggaagctcaaaatgcgctagggagacagaattcctggaggctatataagattgcttcatggagcagcttgttagagaaccaacgagaggaaatgccactctggatctaatcctaaatgggttaaggggacctgtaAAGGAaatagaggtagtgggaccgttgggaaacagtgatcataacatgatcaagttcaaggttgaggtaggaatactgaaaggaaagagaaccatagcgacaactttcaacttcaggaaaggaaactacgaagcactgagggaaatggtaaggaagaaactttaggaacacttccaaaaaaaaaggaaaacggtagaacatgcctggtcttttctcaagaacacggtgagcgaggcacaaaatctgtatatccccagattcagaaaggggtgcaaaaagagtcaaacaaaagacccggtgtggataactaaaataatgaaggaagcgataggcaataagaaaaattcattcagaaaatggaaaaaggacaaaactgaggggaactggaaagagcacaggaagtatcaaaaagaatgtcaccgagtggttcgaaaagccaaaagagagtatgaagagaggcaagcaagggaagcacgaaatttcaaaccgttctttagatatgttaaagggaagcaactggctagggaggaggtgggaccgctggacgacagagataggaagggagtggtgaaggaggagaaagaagtggcagaaagacagaacatgttcttttcgtctgtatttacaaacgaagacatatccaacataccggaacctgagcaattcttcaatggaaatcaagcagaaaaattaacatccatggaagtgagccttgaagatgtacgcaggcagatagaaaaaactgacaaatccccgggtccagacggaatccatccaagggttctgaaggatttaaaggaggagatagcggaactactgcagcaaatttgcaatctatccctgaaaacaggcatgatcccggaggactggaagatagccaatgttatgcccatctttaaaaagggatcaagaggtgacccaggaaactacagaccggtgagtctgacctcggttccggggaaaatggcggaagcactgaaaaaagaaaacatcgatgaacatttatTCAAGTCTctctgcaattctttgcagtcctctttagtccgagctccattaaatagtttggtgtcgtccgcaaattttattatctcacacttcgtccctgtttctagatcatttataaagatattaaatagcattggcccgaacaccgagccctgcgggacaccattcgtgaccctcctccagtcggagtagtgacccttcactcctaccctttgttttctaccctccaaccagtttctgatccatctatgtacgtctccttccaccccatggttcttcagtttccggagtagacgttcatggggcaccttgtcaaaggctttttggaaatctagatatatgatgtctatggggtctcctttgtccatccgtctgttaatcccttcgaagaagtgcaataagtttgttaggcacgatcttcccttgcagaaaccatgttggctggttaacagaagctcatttttttcaaaatgttcatcaatgttttcttttatcagtgcttccaccattttccccgtaatcgaagtcaggctcaccggcctgtaatttcccgggtcccctcttgatccctttttaaagatgggcgtaacgttggctatcttccaatcctctgggatcacgcctgttttcagagataagtcgcaaatttgctgcagtagttctgctatctcctcctttaattccttcagaacccttggatgtatcccGTCCAGACCCGGGGATTCGTCAGTTTTTAgtctttctatctgcctgcggacgtcctcaaggctcacttccatggatgttaatttttctgtttgacttccgtgaagaattgctcaggttctggtatgttggacaTGTTTTCgtttgtaccgtattttcacgcatataacgcgcgtgttatacgcgtttttacctaccgcgcatacccctcgcgcgttatatgcgtgagcgcggtataccaaagttttaaaacatagttcccaccccgcccgacgcccgattcacccccccagcaggaccgctcgcacccccaccccgaacgaccgctcgcacgcgctcccacccgcacccgcatccacgatcggagcaagagggagcccaagccctcttgaccggccgactccccgacgtccgatacatcccccccccccccggcaggaccactcgcacccccaccccgaacgaccgctcgcacgcgctcccacccacacccgcatccacgatcggagcaagagggagcccaagccctcttgcccggccgactccccgacgtccgacacatccccccccccggcaggaccactcgcacccccaccccgaacgaccgctcgcacgcgctcccacccacacccgcatccacgatcggagcaagagggagcccaagccctcttgcccggccgactccccgacgttcgatacatccccccccccccggcaggaccactcgcacccccaccccgaacgaccgccgacttcccgacaatatcgggccagaagggagcccaaaccctcctggccacggcgaccccctaaccccaccccgcactacattacgggcaggagggatcccaggccctcctgccctcgacgcaaacccccctcccccccaagaacctccgaccgccccccagccgacccgcgatccccctggcgacccccacgacccccccaccccccttccccgtacctttggtagttgggccagaagggagcccaaaccctcctggccacggcgaccccctaaccccaccccgcactacattacgggcaggagggatcccaggccctcctgccctcgacgcaaacccccctcccccccaagaacctccgaccgccccccagccgacccgcgatccccctggcgacccccacgacccccccaccccccttccccgtacctttagtagttggccggacagacgggagccaaacccgcctgtccggcaggcagccaacgaaggaatgaggccggattggcccatccatcctaaagctccgcctactggtggggcctaaggcgcgtgggccaatcagaataggccctggagccttaggtcccacctgggggcgcggcctgaggcacatggtcgggttgggcccatgtgcctcaggccgcgcccccaggtgggacctaaggctccagggcctattctgattggcccacgcgccttaggccccaccagtaggcggagctttaggatggatgggccaatccggcctcattccttcgttggctgcctgccggacaggcgggtttggctcccgtctgtccggccaactactaaaggtacggggaaggggggtgggggggtcgtgggggtcgccagagggatcgcgggtcggctggggggcggtcggaggttcttgggggggaggggggtttgcgtcgagggcaggagggcctgggatccctcctgcccgtaatgtagtgcggggtggggttagggggtcgccgtggccaggagggtttgggctcccttctggcccaactaccaaaggtacggggaaggggggtgggggggtcgtgggggtcgccagggggatcgcgggtcggctggggggcggtcggaggttcttgggggggaggggggtttgcgtcgagggcaggagggcctgggatccctcctgcccgtaatgtagtgcggggtggggttagggggtcgccgtggccaggaggatttgggctccctcctggcccgatattgttggggagtcggcggtccttcgggggggggggggggggatgtatcggacgtcgggggggggcatcaggctttcaggatggggacagaccttcaaggggggacagtgcacggaagtcagggggggtgaacggagagtcgggacagcgcacggaaagtcagggcgggcgaaaggagcgtcgggcagcatgcgcggtattcccgtgagcgcggtatatcaaagtttttgtgcaaatcatcgtgatttctgcgcgctatattcgtgtgcgcgttttatacgggtgcgtgttatttgcgtgaaaatacggtaaatacagacgagaagaacatgttaagcctttctgccactaccttctcctccttcaccactcccttcctgtctccgtcgtccagcggtcccacctcctctctagccggctgcttacctttaacatatctaaagaatggtttgaaatttctagcttccctggctagcctctcctcatactctcttttggctttccgaaccgcacggtgacattctttttgatacttcctgtgctctttccagttcccctcagttttgtcttttttccatttcttgaatttttttttttttttttgttattatttatttataattttatacattattcccaagcataaacatcttgtacagtaagattgttttgaatacaaataaagaaaaagaaaacaaattacaatacaatatagaagatattaaaTATCATAACATCTTCTTCTTATAAAGACAATCTCTAGTCCACAATAATTGGATCCTAGACTTCAATAGGGTGGATTAAAACAAAAAGATCATAAGATTAATCTTATACTTAAGAAAATCTAAATGGATGAAATCACGGGGAGCTAATCATGTATTTCTGTTGTTACTTCTATTTTTtcacctttctcaagacgtttcaatgCCACAAATTTGGTTAGGTGTGTCGGatcgaagaaaacatatttatcagaaccataatgaacaatacatttacaaggaaatctaaggaAAAATTTCCCTCCCACTGAAATTACACCAGATTTTAATAACAAAAACTGCTTTCTtcgtttttgagtctctttggtaacatcagaaaaaatttgtactttctgacccaggaactctttagttctatttttaaagaacattttcataATCCAGTTCTTGTCTGGCATCAATACAACTGTTACCAGTAATGTCGCAG
It contains:
- the CANT1 gene encoding soluble calcium-activated nucleotidase 1; the encoded protein is MKSSELLECTDSMHSLRISVGGLPVLASMTKSADPRFHPRWKAILMSLMCIALVLFLYCFHRSSVARVTQPNGQTLKLSRHSGERYNDTYPLSPVQKTTEGVRFRIGIIADLDTDSRSTKKSTWFSYLKMGYMMLSNSWDRVTVEWDKDDIVLESHLAEKDRGMELSELAVFNGKLYSVDDRTGVVYQIQENRVIPWVILTDGDGTVSKGFKAEWLAVKDEQLYVGGLGKEWTSTTGEVLNDNPQWVKVIGPKGDVYHENWVSNYNALRSAASINPPGYLIHESAAWNDNLQGWFFMPRRASRQRYNEKDDEQRGTNLLLQSTHDFTDISVSYIGDVNPTHGFSSFKFIPYTDDQIIVALKSEEDNGKVATYIMAFTLDGRFLLPETKIGSRKYEGIEFI